TCCCACCACAACTCTAGTACATACCTCTAGATGTAGTTCATCTTGTTTACTTTTTACAGTGTTTGACTCCTAGGCTATAGATTTTAGAACTACTCATCATATAGCTAGTAACTCTAAATTATTATCTTTATTACATTCTACACCTCCTAAGGTGTCCAATTCTGTTATGTTAATTAATAGTTCACCTTCCCAAGTTATTGGCACTAGAGATGCTCATTTGAGTTCCTCTCTTTCCTTATCGTCTATCATTCATTTTAAAACTccatgtaatttgaattttgttacTTCATCaactaaaaactaaattgtTCAGTAGTCTCTTCTTCTCATTGCATCTTTCAGAATATGAGGACTAGATAGATGATTGGTAGGGGACATGAATCAAATGATATATATTATCTTGACAAGAAGGTGATAGCAGCAATATCTATGAAGCGCACATCCCTTGATGTGTGTCGGATGCATTGTAGGACTGATCATCCGCCTTTGAACATTCTTCGATGTTTAGTTCCTAAGTCTAAGTTTATGAGTACTTTTCAATGTGAATGTTGTTAGCTTGGTAAACACCATAAAGTTTCCTTTCCTTCTCGCATTAAGAGTTGTGTGTCTAGTCCCTTTGAGCTGGTTCACTTAGATGTATGTAGTCCGTATCGTGTTTCTAATACATTTGGTTtcatatattaataatatttgagGATAATTTTTCCCGAATGATTTGGTTGTTCTTAATTAACAACCGTACTGAGATTTTCattgcttttgtttattttattttgcggTGTATGAATCAATATAATACTTCTGTCGAAACTTTGCAATTAGATAATGCGAAAGAGTATCTTGCTCCTAGTTCtagttttcaaactttttttgatTCTCATGGCATTATTCGATAGACTTTTTGTTCATACACCACATAGCAAAATGGTGTAGCTAAATGTAAAAATCGCCATCTTATTAATGTTGCTCGGTGTTTTATGTTTCACATACATCTACTTAAAACATTTTAGAGTCATGTAATCCTTACAACCTTGGCTTCCATCTTCTATTCTTCGGGGGGAGACACCTTTTTTGATTTTACATCCAAATCATCTTCCCTTTCCATTACCTCTATGCGTCTTTGGTTATATTTGTTTGTCCATTCTCTTACTCCTGACCTTGATAAGTTCTACTCGCATATAGGTATCAATTTAACCCAACGAAAATATGTCATTAATATTCTTGATGAGGTTGGATTTATTAGAGTAATACAAGTTGATACTCCTATTGAATTCAATGTGAAACTTGATACAAAACATAGATAACTATTACATGATCCAGTGAAATATTGGAGATTAGTTGGAAAGTTGAACCATCTTATTGTCACAAGACTTGATATATCTTTTGTTATCGGTGTAATAAGTCAATTCATGAATTCTCCTTGAATTACTCACTAAGATGTTGTGCTTCGAATTATCAAGTACTTAAATGAAGCACTAGGTAAATGACtacttttcaagaattatggccATCTGAATGCCATGGGTTACTTTGATATAGATTGGGTTAGAAGTTCTACTAGTAGGAGATCTATGTTGGGTTATTGTGTAATCCTCTTGATTAAGAAATACACAATATGATTTATCTCATTCAACATTAACAAGAACCATTATTGGTGGTCTCGGACCATCTGCACGAATAAAGATAGCTCATCGAAGAGTGATATCGTTTCATAACTTAGCTTTGGAGTTCTTATGCACCAGAAATATAGTGACAATCCGGACTAGCATGTTTCTTCAAACTCCATTCATAGTAAAACATAGTATACACACTGTACAAAGGGAAGTAAACCAACATGGGGGAACAAAAGACGGAGACTCTTTTGAACTTTCAACATCCTATGTTTCGACTTTTATTGGCGATCGTACATTCGGAAGCCTGATCGAACTTATCGGGCGAACCTGATCAGCCACTGAGGCTCCTCTATCCATCCATGCGGATGATGCAGCGGAGCGACTCTCCCTTAAGCATGTAGTCGAACGCCTTGTTGATCTCGGAGAGACAGACTTCGTGCGTGATGAACTTCTCCAGCTCGAGCTCCTGCAGAAATAAGATGCCGGGGGTTGAAGTCAGCATCATCGAGTTTATGAAAGTTTCGAAGAAGATTAGGCCACTGAATCTTCATAACCTAACCGATGCTAGCCATTATGGGAATCGCATTATCATGTCTTCGCTCACTTACCTTCCTCATGTACATCTCGACAACGTTTGGAAGGTCGGTGCGCGGCTTGTAGTTGCCGAAGAAGGTGCCCTTGAGTGTCTTCTCATTCAGGAAATTCATCGGATGAGTCTTGAAGGCGTCGTCTTTGTTCGGCACTCCGACAAGTACTGCCACACCCCATCCCTGCAAATGGAGGAACGTGAGTATTTTTTTCAATGGCTTTGTGACATCTTTTATATCATGCCTGTTGGCAAAATTCATCGGAGATTACATCATGAACGCATTCGAAAGCAGAGATCATGGCATTGACGCTTCCTGTGCACTCGATGCTTCGGTCGACTCCCCCGTCAGTCATTTCAGCAAGAACCTGAGGATGATGGAATCGCATTATCAGCACCGATGATGAAGTCTCTACTTAATAGTTACAGTATTCCAACTTAACATACTGGTTTACTAACCTCCTGAACTGGCTTATGATGATCTTTTGGGTTCACAAACTCGGTAACGCCAAATTTCTTGGCTGTTCAGATAAAGAAATTGACCATCAGCAGAAGATTTGATGGAACCACAAGTTCATCAGAGGGAAATTTTAAGCTATACTCAATAGAGCGCATCAGAACGCCTACAGTGTAAACAAAAGAAACTAGCGAAAGCTTAATGATGAGGCAACCTTATTATTTACTTTTCAGTACTCAGAACTCATGAGACAACCTTTGTTTTTCGGAATGCTGTTAAGTATTAATCTTGTTAGAATTGTACTCACCCTCGTCAAACCTTTTCGGATTGAGATCGACACCAATGATCCTCGAAGCTCCAGCAATTCTGGCACCTTCAGCTGCCTGATAAAAGTCACAAGGAACAGTCTTTTCAGATCAACGAGCAAGCACAAGCATCCTCAGTACAAAATAAGCAATAGCATGTAAAGGAGAGCATTGCAGAAACTCACAGAAAGGCCAACAGCACCTAGTCCAAATATAGCAACAGTTGAACCCTTGGGAGGTTTCGCAACATTTAAGGTGGCCCCAAGACCTGCATTGCAACTCAGATTAGCAACAACAATTTGGTGAATGATAAGGTAAAAAAGCACCATTTCAATTACGTACCAGTGGAGACTCCACAGCTGAGAATGCAAACTTTGTCCATGGGAGCAGCAGGATTTATCTTGGCTAGGCAGCCGACATGAATGACCGAGTACTCACTAAACGTTGATGTTCCAACGAAATGGTAAATGGGTTTTCCATTGATCGAGAATCTCGATTTGCCATCGTTCAGCATCACTCCTCTGTCTGTGTTTATCCTAAGGAGGTCACACATGTTGCTCTCCTCAGATTTACAATGCCGACACTCCTTGCACTCCCCCGTGAACACTGGAAGCATATGATCACCAGGTTTGAGCTCTGTCACGCCCTCACCGACGCTTTCGACAATCCTAAGGATCAAGAAGATCACGACTTATAAGCACcaatgaaagaaagaatgagGCCCATTAAATATCAAATGAAGAAGTAGTAGGCCATACCCTGCTGCTTCATGACCAAATATGCGAGGGAAAACTGGGGTTTGTCCCTGAAAATTGATGGATCAACGGGGCTTATTAACTGCTCTGATGAAAAATCTACAAGGAACATGAGAATCGAAGGAGGGGAACATCTATTTACCTTGGCTTCCCAAAAGTATACATCTGTGTGGCAGAGTGCTGTGACGACGATTTTCACACGAACCTCCATGGCCTGCGGTGGAGCCACCTCCACTTCTTCTATCACCAGTGGCTTTCCGGCTTCCCATGCCACCGCAGCTGATATCCAAAATCATTCGGTTAATGCAAGCAGAATGCAGTGATTTAATGTTTtgaagagaaggtaaaaaaaaagcGATAAGGCAGGACATCATAGTGTATTCTAAAGAAAAGGGATTGATATTACGATGAACGGGGGTGGAAGACCAAAACTGGGCAAATTAGCATTGGCGTGAACCCGAATTGGGTTACCACCATATTCAGATTCTTTCATTGAAGCTTCATTTGAACACAAGAAAGCTGGAAATTATCAGAATCAGCAGACTGTACGTCCATTCGATGTGGGCATAATGGGGACCACTTCAAGCAGTGGAATTAGCAACTCAAGCAACATCGTTATATGCAGCTGGCACAATTCAACTAGCAGAATCAACAATTAATCACAAAGTCCTAAATCCAAGCTGCATAATCAACCTGATGATCGTAAAAAACACGCACTGAGGGACATATGATCAACGACGAAGTTCCACATAAAACTATAAATTAGACCACCGCAAGGAAACCATGCGAATCTCACTCAACAGGTGctgaaccaaaaaaaataaaagaagcagCATGATTCGCTAAAGCTTTTCATCGCAGAAGCTCGCACCTTTGCAACGAATGACTTTCCCGACAGTGCTCGACATGGTTGTCCAAACTCCTCGGCTTCTTTCTTAAGCGATGAAAAAGATGATTCCTTCTTCTGGATGTGAGGAGAAGAGGGTGATGGGTGGCGGTATTTGTAGCCCGCGAGGCGAAGAGAGACTCATGGTTCAGCACCAATCAACGTCCGAGGGAGGGAATAAAGAAACGGCGAAACTACGCGACCCCGTAAACCGATGTGCTCAGTTTCGAAGACGGTATCTCCAACCCATGTCAAGGGAGAGGGAAAGGGCGAAAAGCACGTCACCCCAAAACCAGGACCGGCGTGCTTTGTTTCTCTCGATGCTCGATGGATGCTCTTTTGACTTCTTGCGGCGCCTTTTGTATTGCGGGTCGTTCCCAGTTTCTAGTTTTCTTCGGCGCGTTGACTCTGCAGGTCAGAATCTCGGGAAGGCTCTTCCCTTCTTGGCCTTTTTACCCGGCTGTTTAACAGTCAGCTTCCAGCTACTTTTGGACCGCAGCGGTTTCTGTCTCCGGTTTGGGTTCTTATTTTATTGTCGTAAAGAATCTGAGGAGTCATGTCTGATGTTCTCAATCGCTTAGATGGCGATATGCTTTCTGAACCGgttttacatgtttgatgtaACGGTTGcgcattatttttctttgaatttaacTGGCGTGTGCACTTGTCAAGTGACTAAATAAGGAAATATTATAGTATATGCATTAACCGCTCAAATGTGcgataataaaaattatttgtcGACTCTGTAATCTAAGATATTCCTCAAACGATACCTTGTTAGCTGTTAGGAAAGTATAAGTCAATGAGGATAAAATAATCAATAGCTGTTTTTTGGTTAGAGGGTTActcatatatatgtgtgtatgcATTTTTCTAATCCTCTTGATTAAAAAATATACAATATGATTTATCTCCTTCAACATGATATCGGAGCCAATATAAAAATCCTAATCTTCAACCCCACTACCACCACCATAGCCACACTGTCACGATTGCCATcgccatcaccatcaccatcactaGATCTTTGTTTATCGTACTATCTTAGAACTAGTGACTAGTGACATGGCCCACGGACGgagcatgatccaagaccgtCCATGGTAGGCAGTGTCATGCCCAAGGGCTGATCGAAGATCAGCCCATGATCAATCCATGAACGATACAAGCAAAGGCCCATGCGCGACTCATGAACGACCTGTGAGCAATGTTTGACTAACCCATGTGCAACTCATAATTGTTCAGCTACTCTCACGTCAAATGGCCCTGTAgaccctgatcttgcttctgacacacGCCCATGGTCTTCCCAAGGGCCTGCTGTGTACAACCATCGAGTAGCCTGCTATGTAGCCTTGTAATGATGATACGAATTCAAAATGCACCATTGGATCGGAGGAACGATTAATGGTTGAGATGCGACCCGCACTTGTATAAATAAGGATTCCTCTCTCTCATTGTAAGTAGTTCATCCACAAGTgaatatacactctctttgcccatccGATTATTGTGTTCGAGTGTATGTGcgtaaggctgacttgggatcgaTAATTCTAAGTCCGCACGGTGTTTTGATCGAGTGTAATTGACCtacccgtgacaagtggtatcaaagccttcGTTCCAAGCGCAATGGCTGATCCTTGTGCTGATGCTCTGGTCGTTCAAGGCGATGACTGAGAAGATCATGGGCGTCTAGCTAAGAGGGCCACTCGGTCGAAGAAGAATTGGGTTGTCTCAAGCTTGAGGGATCCGAAGGGGGATCTGGAAAACTGAATGACGGTCCTAGAAGAGACCGTCATAGACGACCAAGTGTTGATGGACAACCTGCACCAGACCGTCGAAGGAGCAGAAGCCGGTAGGGAGGAGTTCTTAGTCGAAGTGCAAGAACTCTAGGCTGGCATGGTAGAGCTCCGTATCAAGGTGTTGGGTTTCGTCACGCATGAGCTACAACAGTGGGACGAGACTTGGGAGGTCACGATGGCGGCCATGCACACGAGAGATGGCTGAGATGAAAAACAAGCTCGCCAATCTTAAAGCTGCACGCGTGAATGGGGTGATCATCGTGCAACCACGTGCCGATGCACCCAagccaaaggagttcaagggctcacgggtggcaaaggacgtggacaacttcctGTGGTACATGGAACGCTATTTCTAGACCATGGGAATGATCGACGATGTAATCCGGGTAAACACCGCAACCATGTATTTAGCTGATGATGCGTTGCTGTGGTGGCGTCATAGGTCGGATGGTAGGAATGGTGACCCTATCACAACATGGGCTCGGATCGTCAAGGAATTTTGACGTATCTATTATCCCACTTATGCAGAGGAGGAAGCTTGCGGGGAACTCAAGCGCCTAGAGCAAAAAGGTGGAGTCTGTGACTAGGCGAAACGGTTCTCAAAGCTGCTGCTCCAAATCCCATCCATGACCGAGATGGAGGCATTCCACTAGTTCATGAGAGGACTCAAACCATGGGTCAAGCAAGAGCTCAAACGGTGCAATGCAATGGATCTCACAATGGCTACTTCGA
This region of Eucalyptus grandis isolate ANBG69807.140 chromosome 8, ASM1654582v1, whole genome shotgun sequence genomic DNA includes:
- the LOC104415881 gene encoding alcohol dehydrogenase 1; this translates as MSSTVGKVIRCKAAVAWEAGKPLVIEEVEVAPPQAMEVRVKIVVTALCHTDVYFWEAKGQTPVFPRIFGHEAAGIVESVGEGVTELKPGDHMLPVFTGECKECRHCKSEESNMCDLLRINTDRGVMLNDGKSRFSINGKPIYHFVGTSTFSEYSVIHVGCLAKINPAAPMDKVCILSCGVSTGLGATLNVAKPPKGSTVAIFGLGAVGLSAAEGARIAGASRIIGVDLNPKRFDEAKKFGVTEFVNPKDHHKPVQEVLAEMTDGGVDRSIECTGSVNAMISAFECVHDGWGVAVLVGVPNKDDAFKTHPMNFLNEKTLKGTFFGNYKPRTDLPNVVEMYMRKELELEKFITHEVCLSEINKAFDYMLKGESLRCIIRMDG